From Cotesia glomerata isolate CgM1 linkage group LG2, MPM_Cglom_v2.3, whole genome shotgun sequence, a single genomic window includes:
- the LOC123260139 gene encoding unconventional myosin-IXb-like isoform X2, which produces MENSSSGVVQVFVGEWSPEYEALSIKATKQTTSAEIVECIIERLALNDPNLSNGYELAEVVGNSVGQECKERRLGPSECPVALMLLWPKTVTQQGYYRFYLRKKQSDCLWADSRFPLDPQLLKDYFNRFLYQPRDKEYPDLCQLPDLNEQTLLDNLRARFLAGNIYTYVGSILIAVNPFKFYPIYNPKYVKLYQNRRLGPDIPPHIFAIADAAYHSMLKEKKNQCIVISGESGSGKTESTNFLLHHLTALSQKGSHGSGVEQTILSAGPVLEAFGNAKTAHNNNSSRFGKFIQVNYKENGMVHGAVVQKYLLEKSRIVSQGKNERNYHVFYYLLAGANEQERQLLHLESADRYNYLNKSGCYGLENIDERHEFSRLKQSMEMVGFTPEKQRRLFAVLSAVLLLGNVEFQPRKSYHHHDEAVGVKNPEVVAIISELLRVKQETLLAALTAKRARASGETLVINYRLPEAIAARDAMAKCLYGALFDWIVLQVNHALLSKKDTLRDHQGHSIGVLDIFGFEDFKTCNSFEQLCINYANEQLQHYFNQHVFQYEQREYRRQGIRWTDIGFSDNSGCLNLIEGKPNGLLCLLDDQCNFPGATNETLLQKFNSVHKDNQFYETPQRREAAFVVRHYAGAVKYQAAQMREKNLDLMRPDGVVGVLKNSSLAFVRELVGADPVAVFRWAILRAFFRAHFAFQEAGRAHRHGRADGNKNSVQSRYRQPNDNLISHLVTLSAVNLTINRIAKNKSFRPRERGKKGLKNLQTVKTLAGRTQSYGSGPGKARKQPMTVSAQFQQSLHSLMDTLNQANPFFIRCIKSNSNKIPNEFDEETVQRQLRYTGMLETVRIRQAGFNVRLTYEEFIQLYRMLLPNGLISSQNDVRDFLLTLNLNKDNYQLGKTKVFLRESEKIKLDIELHQQIITSITTIQKWFRACLERRKFLRIKNAVVLIQSFWRMVLAQKIAHTIRARIDAAIHIQSTWRAYRQYTWYKKLKSCVITFQSHVRGRSLRKELVEMRKRKQAATMTSSSSLSSCLSSSSSLLNKSEIDFSENSSSMCDKSPFKNIGLQSKLTLEPCPSPRREYITSSKLDITPPGTASVIDNTDITYSKRKLTPNKRLFTSVNSRDPKSPEALFSPDDNSLRKGSLESLASFKSYESQLSIDSSESHYSQESNSTKPVPSARTKRADHSPLITAHASIINTTTISNTITAITTTITTTTTTSTTTSTASRTSLISRRTDSSSTGYSDGDTDGEAPSVVQSAPPIFNTAISSFHSPRDKYHHPGLSQQQQQQSPVSDIWRRRAEYSISSYVDATPQKATFITRSPNVTQYRNFTDNLLEQARNDHRVNEVSNLNIKLDNSDNNKFISSSSNTNSNNTSKNDGFSLLERRFNETPDKFGDITKFRRDIKEYSFLKRQNSEGDTTLKMMDLIPPLHDDRPVVEKTEPDVPVRSARRNRPSREMLCRSMGESVNDTVSVSDARSVFLGTIKEDFNKGNWSNTSTPSLSLSMTPSATVITPTAMAIKKEDPSSRSVTDWPVNKEAAYKGQQLGKRMRSNAITTLELRRRNSDPATKISGLDEKANVVGDCGDFKLAPGMNRLEWKGNNLFTLAGHRFRKVARFSKEDVCVCCHEKMDAFVTQGYKCNDCKQLYHVKCIQNGGVLKMPCPLANTTTANRRKNRKPIMRTPYDTSANKQTVASKFSLTGTSAFTDSADKIISDAKELALMQDFITKKIYIMEGQEEGKKPSEVDRVFKQALRKFKDDLVITYSVAIQQGVEGNIKYTDLIANFLHVMETVCKQENTREDFPVTMGVNAFRGFMNEFMTQVKPEAIDKQSKSKRKKEKKRKQEEPIKHGSHMFQLTIINIPTACEVCTSFFMWPIERGLVCQNCKLTCHKKCYMKAAAECGKDGSIHDNNSRKVFGVPLYKLDCGDGKVPLVVDRLITTIEIHGLYTEGLYRKSGVSSKVRELKVKMDEEDLQNIDFENYQVHVLAAVLKSFFRDMPEPLLTFEYYDDFLHAANLTDPQDRVNTLFAILKKLPKPNYDLMERLTVHLARVALNEVANRMSSSALAIVFAPCILRTNRTLPAQDSLQDVGRQTKCVETIVQDKLRSVRTALADISTLESACHAATNRLSSLRSSKIFSPEELSVSSTIAGGRSSNSDRDGDRSGGDEEEALLVGHIQTIQKEKALLTSTLPSLTRASSDDDLLLSATDLDDGSLDDLLPSADALVRKKNIHRQSSADNAFPTIINVDEDMVMV; this is translated from the exons ATGGAAAATAGTAGTTCAGGTGTGGTGCAAGTATTCGTGGGCGAGTGGAGCCCAGAATATGAAGCACTGTCAATAAAAGCGACTAAACAAACAACATCTGCTGAAATAGTAGAATGTATTATTGAGAGATTAGCTTTGAATGACCCGAATTTATCAAATGGCTACGAATTAGCTGAAGTTGTGGGTAATTCTGTCGGTCAGGAATGCAAGGAACGAAGACTTGGGCCATCCGAGTGCCCTGTCGCGCTTATGTTACTCTGGCCAAAGACTGTTACACAGCAAGGATATTATcg attttatttaaggaaaaaacAATCAGATTGTCTATGGGCTGACAGTAGATTTCCACTGGATCCTCAGTtattaaaagattattttaacCGATTTTTATATCAACCACGTGATAAAGAGTATCCAGATTTGTGCCAATTACCAGATCTTAATGAACAAACATTACTTGACAATCTGCGTGCTAGATTTTTAGCTggaaatatttatacatatgtTGGCAGTATATTAATAGCCGTAAatccatttaaattttatccaatctACAATCCAAAGTACGTTAAACTCTATCAAAATCGTCGACTTGGACCGGATATACCACCGCATATATTTGCTATTGCCGATGCCGCTTATCATTCGATGCTAAAGGAAAAGAAGAACCAGTGTATTGTAATAAGCGGTGAAAGCGGTTCTGGTAAAACAGAAtcgactaattttttattacaccaTTTAACTGCATTGAGCCAAAAAGGTTCTCATGGTAGCGGCGTTGAACAGACAATTCTGAGCGCTGGTCCAGTTCTTGAGGCTTTTGGTAATGCCAAAACTGCTCACAATAATAACAGCAGTAGATTtggtaaatttattcaagttaattaCAAGGAAAATGGTATGGTACATGGTGCTGTTGTACAGAAATATCTATTGGAAAAGTCACGTATCGTATCCCAGggtaaaaatgaaagaaattatcatgtattttattatttattagctgGTGCTAATGAACAAGAACGCCAGTTGTTACATTTAGAGAGTGCTGAtcgttataattatttaaataaaagtggtTGTTATGGATTAGAGAATATCGATGAACGACATGAATTTTCTCGGCTTAAACAGTCGATGGAGATGGTTGGTTTTACACCTGAGAAACAACGCAGACTGTTTGCTGTACTATCCGCTGTTTTATTGCTGGGTAATGTTGAGTTTCAACCAAGAAAGTCTTATCATCATCACGACGAAGCTGTGGGTGTTAAGAATCCCGAAGTAGTTGCAATTATTTCGGAATTACTGAGGGTTAAACAGGAAACACTGCTAGCAGCGTTAACGGCTAAACGTGCGCGAGCTTCTGGTGAAACTTTAGTCATCAATTATCGTTTGCCAGAAGCTATTGCTGCTAGAGATGCTATggctaaatgtttatatggtGCACTATTTGATTGGATTGTTCTTCAG gtAAATCACGCGTTGTTGTCAAAAAAGGATACTCTACGTGATCATCAAGGCCACAGTATTGGAGTATTGGATATATTTGGATTTGAGGATTTTAAAACGTGCAATAGTTTTGAGCAATTGTGTATTAATTACGCGAATGAACAACTTCAGCATTACTTTAATCAGCACGTATTTCAATACGAGCAACGCGAATACCGTAGACAGGGAATTAGATGGACAGATATTGGTTTTAGTGATAATTCGGGTTGTCTAAATTTAATAGAAGGAAAACCAAATGGATTGTTGTGTTTACTTGATGATCAATGTAATTTTCCGGGTGCTACTAATGAAACATTATtgcaaaaattcaattctgtACACAAggataatcaattttatgaaaCACCACAGCGACGTGAAGCTGCTTTTGTTGTGAGACATTATGCAGGCGCGGTTAAGTATCAAGCAGCGCAGATGAGAGAGAAAAATCTAGATCTTATGCGACCTGACGGAGTCGTTggtgtattaaaaaattcatcactGGCTTTTGTACGTGAGCTCGTGGGTGCTGATCCGGTAGCTGTATTCAGATGGGCTATTCTACGGGCATTCTTTCGAGCACATTTTGCTTTTCAAGAAGCCGGCCGTGCTCATCGTCACGGCAGAG CtgatggaaataaaaattcagttcaAAGCAGATATCGGCAACCcaatgataatttaatcag CCATCTTGTGACGTTATCGGCTGTTAATCTAACTATTAACCGAATTGC gAAGAATAAATCATTTCGACCACGTGAGCGAGGCAAGAAgggtttgaaaaatttacaaacaGTAAAGACACTGGCAGGAAGAACTCAAAGTTATGGGTCGGGACCTGGTAAAGCACGGAAGCAGCCGATGACAGTCTCAGCGCAATTTCAACAGAGTCTTCACAGTCTAATGGATACTTTGAATCAAGCAAATCCATTTTTTATCAGGTGtattaaatcaaattcaaataaaataccaAATGAATTTGACGAGGAAACTGTACAACGTCAATTACGTTACACCGGAATGCTCGAAACAGTGAGAATACGTCAAGCTGGGTTCAATGTGCGTCTCACTTATGAAGAATTTATTCAGTTGTATCGTATGTTACTACCAAATGGTTTAATAAGCTCACAAAATGACGTACGTGATTTTCTCCTCACTTTAAATCTCAACAAAGACAATTATCAACTTGGTAAAACAAAAGTGTTCCTACGTGagtctgaaaaaataaaactagacATTGAATTACATCAACAGATAATAACAAGCATAACGACAATACAAAAATGGTTTCGTGCTTGTTTGGAGCGACGAAAATTCCTGAGAATAAAAAACGCCGTTGTATTGATACAGTCATTCTGGCGAATGGTATTGGCCCAAAAAATAGCCCATACAATACGTGCTCGAATTGATGCTGCGATACACATACAGAGCACTTGGCGTGCTTACAGACAGTACACAtggtacaaaaaattaaaatcatgcGTTATAACATTCCAGTCACATGTAAGAGGACGTAGTCTACGCAAAGAGCTTGTTGAAATGAGAAAACGAAAACAAGCTGCTACCATGACATCTTCCTCCTCGTTATCCTCGTGTTTGTCCTCCTCGTCGTCGCTACTGAATAAATCAGAGATTGATTTTAGTGAAAATAGTAGTAGCATGTGTGATAAGAGTCCGTTTAAAAATATCGGACTGCAATCTAAATTAACATTGGAGCCATGCCCGTCGCCACGTCGCGAATATATAACGTCTTCTAAGTTGGATATCACTCCGCCTGGGACTGCAAGTGTTATTGATAACACAGATATAACATACTCAAAACGTAAATTAACGCCAAATAAACGTCTTTTCACTTCTGTTAACTCACGGGATCCTAAAAGTCCAGAAGCATTGTTCAGTCCCGATGACAATAGTCTACGTAAAGGAAGTCTTGAGAGTTTAGCCAGCTTCAAGAGTTACGAATCTCAGCTTAGTATTGATAGCAGTGAGTCTCACTATTCTCAAGAGAGTAATTCAACAAAACCTGTACCCAGTGCAAGAACAAAGCGTGCTGATCACTCACCGTTGATAACTGCTCATGCTAGTATTATAAATACTACTACTATTTCTAATACTATTACTGCAATTACTACGACtattactactactactactacttcTACTACTACTTCTACTGCTAGCCGTACGTCGTTGATAAGTAGACGTACTGACAGCTCGTCAACGGGATACAGTGACGGTGACACTGACGGTGAAGCGCCCAGTGTTGTACAAAGCGCCCCGCCTATTTTCAATACCGCGATATCGTCATTCCACAGTCCGCGTGATAAATATCATCATCCCGGTTTATCTcagcagcaacaacagcaGAGTCCCGTGTCAGATATCTGGAGACGTAGAGCCGAATATTCAATATCTAGTTATGTCGACGCAACTCCACAAAAGGCTACTTTTATAACGAGATCGCCAAATGTCACGCAGTACAGAAATtttacagataatttattgGAGCAAGCAAGAAATGATCACCGGGTGAATGAAGTctctaatttaaatattaaactagataatagtgataataacaaatttattagcaGTAGTAGTAAtactaatagtaataatactaGTAAAAATGATGGTTTTTCATTGCTCGAAAGAAGGTTCAATGAGACTCCAGATAAATTTGGAGATATAACCAAATTTCGGCGCGACATTAAAGAGTACAGCTTTTTAAAACGACAGAACTCTGAAGGTGACACTACTTTGAAGATGATGGATTTAATTCCGCCATTGCATGACGATAGACCTGTTGTTGAAAAGACTGAACCAGATGTACCGGTACGTAGTGCTCGTAGAAATCGACCCAGCCGAGAAATGCTCTGTCGCTCGATGGGGGAAAGTGTTAATGATACTGTATCAGTTTCTGATGCTAGGAGTGTTTTCTTGGGGACTATTAAAGAAGATTTTAATAAAGGTAATTGGTCAAATACGTCAACGCCGTCGTTATCTCTTTCAATGACTCCCTCGGCGACGGTAATTACACCCACCGCAATGGCTATAAAAAAAGAGGACCCGTCATCGAGATCAGTCACAGATTGGCCGGTCAATAAGGAAGCGGCTTACAAGGGACAACAATTGGGTAAACGTATGCGTTCAAATGCCATAACGACACTTGAATTACGACGCAGAAATTCCGATCCAGCTACTAAGATATCGGGATTAGATGAAAAAGCTAATGTAGTAGGTGATTGTGGGGATTTCAAATTGGCTCCTGGTATGAACAGACTCGAATGGAAAGGCAATAACTTATTTACACTCGCTGGTCATAGATTTAGAAAAGTTGCCAGATTTTCAAAAGAAGACGTCTGCGTTTGTTGTCATGAAAAAATGGACGCTTTTGTTACTCAAGGGTACAAGTGTAATGACTGTAAACAGCTTTATCATGTTAAATGTATACAAAATGGGGGTGTATTAAAAATGCCCTGTCCGTTGGCAAATACCACTACGGCAAATCGTCGTAAAAATCGCAAGCCTATTATGAGAACACCCTACGATACTTCGGCGAATAAACAAACAGTTGCATCGAAATTTAGTTTGACTGGAACATCTGCCTTTACAGACAgtgctgataaaattatttctgacGCTAAAGAGCTGGCTTTGATGCAGGactttattactaaaaaaatttatataatggAAGGACAGGAAGAGGGTAAAAAACCCAGCGAAGTTGACAGGGTTTTCAAACAAGCTTTGAGGAAATTTAAAGATGATTTAGTTATTACCTACAGTGTCGCTATTCAGCAGGGAGTTGAGGGTAATATTAAGTATACGGACTTGATAGCTAACTTTTTACACGTTATGGAGACTGTTTGTAAACAAGAGAATACTCGAGAAGACTTTCCGGTTACTATGGGTGTCAATGCGTTCCGTGGTTTTATGAATGAGTTTATGACACAAGTTAAGCCGGAGGCTATTGATAAGCAGAGCAAGAGCAAGAGAAAGAAGGAGAAGAAACGCAAACAAGAAGAACCTATTAAACATGGTAGTCATATGTTCCAATTGACTATTATTAATATCCCAACTGCTTGCGAAGTTTGTACCTCATTTTTCATGTGGCCTATTGAACGTGGACTAGTTTGtcaaa atTGTAAATTAACGTGTCACAAAAAATGTTACATGAAAGCTGCTGCTGAGTGCGGTAAAGACGGTTCaattcatgataataattcacgAAAAGTATTCGGCGTGCCGTTGTACAAATTAGATTGCGGAGATGGCAAAGTACCGCTGGTTGTTGATcgtttaataacaacaatcGAAATTCACGGGCTGTATACCGAGGGTCTGTATCGTAAAAGCGGTGTTAGTTCTAAAGTCCGTGAACTTAAGGTTAAAATGGACGAGGAAGATTTGCAGAACATTGACTTTGAGAATTACCAAGTCCACGTGTTAGCAGCAGTGCTTAAAAGTTTCTTTCGCGATATGCCAGAGCCATTGTTGACATTCGAGTACTACGACGACTTTTTACACGCGGCAAATCTCACGGATCCTCAAGACCGCGTCAATACTCTGTTTgcaatacttaaaaaattaccgaaACCTAATTACGACTTGATGGAGCGCCTGACGGTTCATTTGGCGCGTGTCGCGCTCAACGAAGTCGCGAATCGTATGTCTTCGTCCGCCCTGGCAATTGTGTTTGCCCCCTGTATACTCAGAACGAATCGCACGCTTCCGGCACAAGATTCACTGCAGGACGTCGGCAGACAGACTAAATGTGTCGAGACTATTGTGCAAGACAAATTGCGGAGCGTACGGACAGCCCTTGCTGACATAAGTACCCTAGAATCGGCGTGTCATGCAGCTACTAATCGTCTGTCCAGTCTCAGATCTTCAAAGATATTCAGCCCCGAAGAATTGAGTGTGTCCTCGACGATAGCTGGCGGACGGTCCAGCAACTCAGACCGCGACGGTGATCGCAGTGGTGGTGACGAAGAAGAGGCCCTCCTCGTAGGACATATTCAGACTATTCAGAAGGAAAAGGCACTACTCACTTCAACATTACCTAGCTTAACTCGTGCTTCCTCAGATGATGACCTATTACTGTCAGCGACAGATCTCGACGACGGGTCTCTAGATGATTTACTTCCATCGGCTG aTGCCttggtaagaaaaaaaaatatccacaGGCAAAGTTCAGCGGATAATGCGTTTCCTACTATCATAAATGTCGATGAAGATATGGTGATGGTATGA